Proteins from a genomic interval of Aquabacterium sp. J223:
- a CDS encoding TolC family outer membrane protein translates to MSPAPHLRRLLLCAAAWAGAAAAQPLPELARLALAADPAVAGAEAQARAAEQRLVQARAAFGPTLNLTANQSETDYKEAPAFDNRPFRGKQLVLQLTQPVLRPALFSGLRSAEAQYEQARAQHEQARLASLQRFMEACFDLLKARDTLRFARAQQLSTGEQMAAAQRKYRVGTAPVTDVREAEAKADVVAAQLAAAEHEVQMRQQVLAELVGRPVDGLLVRSLQDDRLPSLEPAAAARWLDDALAASPQVAQARLALDAALAEVDRASLGHAPTLDLTASHTRNRDTGSINILTPRRYDATQVGVNFNLPLFASGATQSKVQEALALRDKAQGELDAARRGVTLGVRQQWSAALSAMAQAQGYATAVRSGELSLQANRRGYEVGVRVAAEVLDAQSKLFESQREMTRSRYDAWLGLVRLKVLAGRLDDTDLAQLDGLLVERPLPAAAPGRAREDDRQRR, encoded by the coding sequence ATGTCGCCCGCCCCCCACCTTCGCCGCCTGCTGCTGTGCGCCGCCGCCTGGGCCGGCGCCGCGGCCGCCCAGCCCCTGCCCGAACTGGCCCGGCTGGCGCTGGCCGCCGACCCCGCGGTGGCCGGCGCCGAGGCGCAGGCGCGCGCCGCCGAGCAGCGCCTGGTGCAGGCCCGGGCCGCCTTCGGTCCCACGCTCAACCTGACCGCCAACCAGTCCGAGACCGACTACAAGGAAGCGCCGGCGTTCGACAACCGGCCCTTCCGCGGCAAGCAACTGGTGCTGCAGCTGACCCAGCCGGTGCTGCGGCCGGCGCTGTTCTCCGGGCTGCGCAGCGCCGAGGCGCAGTACGAGCAGGCGAGGGCGCAGCACGAGCAGGCCCGGCTGGCCTCGCTGCAGCGTTTCATGGAGGCCTGCTTCGACCTGCTGAAGGCGCGCGACACCCTGCGCTTCGCCCGCGCCCAGCAGCTGTCGACCGGCGAGCAGATGGCCGCCGCGCAGCGCAAGTACCGGGTGGGCACCGCGCCGGTGACCGACGTGCGCGAGGCCGAGGCCAAGGCCGACGTCGTCGCCGCGCAGCTGGCCGCCGCCGAGCATGAGGTCCAGATGCGCCAGCAGGTGCTGGCCGAGCTGGTCGGCCGCCCGGTGGACGGGCTGCTTGTCCGCAGCCTGCAGGACGACCGGCTGCCGTCGCTGGAGCCCGCGGCGGCGGCGCGCTGGCTGGACGACGCGCTGGCCGCGAGTCCCCAGGTGGCGCAGGCGCGCCTGGCGCTGGACGCCGCGCTGGCCGAGGTCGACCGGGCGTCGCTGGGCCATGCGCCGACGCTGGACCTGACCGCCAGCCACACCCGCAACCGCGACACCGGCAGCATCAACATCCTCACGCCGCGCCGCTACGACGCCACGCAGGTGGGGGTGAACTTCAACCTGCCGCTCTTCGCCAGCGGGGCCACGCAGTCCAAGGTGCAGGAGGCCCTCGCCCTGCGCGACAAGGCCCAGGGCGAGCTGGACGCGGCGCGTCGCGGCGTCACCCTCGGCGTGCGGCAGCAGTGGTCGGCCGCGCTGTCGGCGATGGCGCAGGCGCAGGGCTACGCCACCGCGGTGCGCTCGGGCGAGCTGTCGCTGCAGGCCAACCGGCGCGGCTACGAGGTCGGCGTGCGGGTGGCGGCCGAGGTGCTCGACGCCCAGTCCAAGCTCTTCGAGTCGCAGCGCGAGATGACGCGTTCGCGCTACGACGCCTGGCTCGGCCTGGTGCGGCTGAAGGTGCTGGCCGGCCGGCTGGACGACACCGACCTGGCCCAGCTCGACGGGCTGCTCGTCGAGCGGCCGCTGCCCGCCGCCGCGCCCGGCCGCGCGCGCGAGGACGACCGCCAGCGACGCTGA
- a CDS encoding acetyl-CoA C-acyltransferase translates to MPDPIVIVAAARTPMGGLLGELSGLQAWELGAVAIEAAVRRAGLPGERVDEVLMGNCLMAGQGQAPARQALRRAGLPDSAGAVTLSKMCGSGMRALMFGHDMLSAGSADVVVAGGMESMSNAPHLSALRRGVRYGATALLDHMAHDGLEDAYDRLPDGRGKSMGLFAEDCAARYGFTREAMDRYAVASTERARQAQADGAFDWEMAPVSLPAERGAAPAVVARDEQPAKARPDRIHGLKPAFKADGTITAATSSSISDGAAALVLMRRSDAERQGIPPLARIVGHAVHAQAPAWFSTAPAGAVRTLLQRCGWSAGDVALWEVNEAFAAVALAAMADFGLPHDIVNVHGGACALGHPIGASGARIVVTLLGALRRRGLRRGVATLCIGGGEATAIAIERL, encoded by the coding sequence ATGCCCGACCCGATCGTGATCGTCGCCGCCGCCCGCACCCCGATGGGCGGCCTGCTCGGCGAGCTGTCCGGCCTGCAGGCCTGGGAGCTGGGCGCGGTGGCCATCGAGGCCGCCGTGCGCCGCGCCGGCCTGCCGGGCGAACGGGTCGACGAAGTGCTGATGGGCAACTGCCTGATGGCCGGGCAGGGCCAGGCGCCGGCCCGTCAGGCGCTGCGGCGCGCCGGGCTGCCCGACTCGGCCGGCGCCGTCACGCTGAGCAAGATGTGCGGCTCCGGCATGCGCGCTCTGATGTTCGGCCACGACATGCTGTCCGCCGGCTCGGCCGACGTGGTGGTCGCCGGCGGGATGGAGAGCATGAGCAACGCGCCGCACCTGAGCGCGCTGCGGCGCGGCGTGCGCTACGGTGCCACCGCGCTGCTGGACCACATGGCGCACGACGGCCTGGAAGACGCCTACGACCGGCTGCCCGACGGCCGCGGCAAGTCGATGGGCCTCTTCGCGGAGGACTGCGCGGCCCGCTACGGCTTCACCCGCGAGGCGATGGACCGCTACGCCGTCGCGTCCACCGAACGCGCACGGCAGGCGCAGGCGGACGGTGCCTTCGACTGGGAGATGGCCCCGGTGTCGTTGCCGGCCGAACGCGGCGCGGCGCCGGCGGTGGTGGCCCGCGACGAGCAGCCGGCGAAGGCCCGGCCGGACCGCATCCACGGCCTGAAGCCGGCGTTCAAGGCCGACGGCACCATCACCGCGGCCACCTCGTCCAGCATTTCCGACGGTGCGGCGGCGCTGGTGTTGATGCGCCGGTCGGACGCCGAACGGCAGGGCATCCCGCCGCTGGCGCGCATCGTCGGCCATGCGGTGCATGCGCAGGCGCCGGCCTGGTTCAGCACCGCGCCGGCGGGGGCGGTTCGCACGCTGCTGCAGCGCTGCGGCTGGTCGGCCGGCGACGTGGCGCTGTGGGAGGTCAACGAGGCCTTCGCCGCGGTGGCGCTCGCCGCGATGGCCGACTTCGGCCTGCCGCACGACATCGTCAACGTGCACGGCGGCGCCTGCGCCCTCGGCCACCCGATCGGCGCCTCCGGCGCCCGCATCGTGGTCACGCTGCTCGGGGCCCTGCGCCGGCGCGGGCTGCGCCGCGGCGTGGCGACGCTGTGCATCGGCGGCGGCGAAGCCACCGCCATCGCCATCGAGCGCCTGTAG
- the putA gene encoding trifunctional transcriptional regulator/proline dehydrogenase/L-glutamate gamma-semialdehyde dehydrogenase — MHPSSPAQEPPADPFSAFAGRSEAPHDDTREAIDDAARLTEPEAVAALLDAARLPEAASREAQALALRLAAALRERPTGFGRAAWVQGLLQRYSLSSDEGVALMCLAEALLRIPDAATRDALIRDKLGAGRWEDHLQRSPSPFVNAAAWGLLFTGKLLGPREGGLAAVAGRLLARGGEPLVRAGVDMAVRLMGEQFVAGRTIHEALARARALEARGFRHSYDMLGEAAVTHADAERYGRAYAQAIAAIGASAHGRGVRDGPGISIKLSALHPRYRRAQRERVMDELYPRLLGLVLQARQQDIGLNLDAEEADRLLLSLDLLQRLCAEPALAGWQGLGVVVQAYQLRAPFVVDHLVALARRSGRRLMVRLVKGAYWDSEVKRAQVDGLDGYPVYTRKAHTDVAYLACARRLLAAPDAVYPQFATHNAQTLAAVHQMADPAAWTPGQYEFQCLHGMGEPLYERVVPPVSRGGLGRPCRIYAPVGPHETLLAYLVRRLLENGANTSFVHQVADHGRPLAALVRDPVAEVVARARDEGGEAGRPHPSIPLPARLYGPARRNARGLDLASDAVLRTLQAELQEAASTPSSAGPLLADNAPTADTAPRPVHNPADTRDVVGQVQDATPADVDAAVRAAQQAWPAWRALPPTERAARLETAADLFEAERPRLMALLVREAGKTVPNALAEVREAVDFLRHDAAELRAHFDNHSHRPLGALACISPWNFPLAIFTGQVAAALAAGNTVLAKPAEQTPLVAAEAVRLLHCAGVPQGALQLLPGDGDGVGRALVAHEGVRGVLFTGSTAVAKGIARQLADRLDDEGRPLPLIAETGGQNAMIVDASALPEQVVADALASAFDSAGQRCSALRVLCLQADIAQPVLDLLKGAMAELQVGPPDRLSCDVGPVIDTEALDRLQRHVEAMRSRGRPVHQPAPRGADDARAHGTFMPPTLIELQRLDELTEEVFGPVLHVLRWRRGELPALLASLHATGHGLTLGLHTRIDETVRQVVDNARVGNVYVNRTMVGAVVGVQPFGGEGLSGTGPKAGGPLYMTRLLAARPALGLARALRGDRPAPPAPPPLLALRGWATAQGRAALADACERFAAESCAGLKRVLPGPTGEHNELRLLPRRAVLCHAEADADRLLQLAAVLAVGSTALWPSSARPLRDRLPAPVRTQIRLHGAPDMLGANVDAAMHHGERAELLALQRQLAERPGPIAGLQGLRSGDGAIALERLLVERAVSINTAAAGGNASLTAVG, encoded by the coding sequence ATGCACCCCTCCTCCCCCGCTCAGGAGCCGCCGGCCGACCCCTTCAGCGCCTTTGCAGGCCGCTCCGAGGCGCCGCACGACGACACCCGCGAGGCCATCGATGACGCGGCCCGGCTGACCGAGCCCGAGGCGGTGGCCGCGCTGCTCGACGCCGCCCGCCTGCCCGAGGCCGCCTCGCGCGAGGCGCAGGCGCTGGCCCTGCGGCTGGCCGCCGCCCTGCGCGAGCGCCCGACCGGCTTCGGCCGCGCCGCCTGGGTGCAGGGCCTGCTGCAGCGGTACTCGCTGTCCTCCGACGAGGGCGTGGCCCTGATGTGCCTGGCCGAGGCGCTGCTGCGCATCCCCGACGCGGCCACCCGCGACGCGCTGATCCGCGACAAGCTCGGCGCCGGCCGCTGGGAGGACCACCTCCAGCGCAGCCCCTCGCCCTTCGTCAACGCCGCCGCCTGGGGGCTGCTGTTCACCGGCAAGCTGCTCGGGCCCCGCGAAGGTGGCCTGGCGGCGGTCGCCGGTCGGCTGCTGGCGCGCGGCGGCGAGCCGCTGGTGCGCGCGGGGGTGGACATGGCCGTGCGGCTGATGGGCGAGCAGTTCGTCGCCGGCCGCACCATCCACGAGGCGCTGGCACGGGCGCGGGCGCTGGAGGCCCGCGGCTTCCGCCATTCCTACGACATGCTGGGCGAGGCCGCCGTGACCCACGCCGACGCCGAGCGCTACGGCCGCGCCTACGCGCAGGCCATCGCCGCCATCGGCGCCTCGGCGCATGGCCGCGGCGTGCGGGACGGCCCGGGCATCTCGATCAAGCTGTCGGCGCTGCACCCGCGCTACCGCAGGGCCCAGCGCGAACGGGTGATGGACGAGCTCTACCCCCGGCTGCTCGGCCTGGTGCTGCAGGCGCGGCAGCAGGACATCGGGCTCAACCTCGACGCCGAGGAAGCCGACCGCCTGCTGCTGTCGCTGGACCTGCTGCAGCGGCTGTGCGCCGAGCCGGCGCTGGCCGGCTGGCAGGGCCTGGGCGTCGTGGTGCAGGCCTACCAGCTGCGGGCGCCCTTCGTCGTCGACCACCTGGTGGCGCTGGCGCGCCGCAGCGGCCGGCGGCTGATGGTCCGGCTGGTCAAGGGCGCCTACTGGGACAGCGAGGTCAAGCGCGCGCAGGTCGACGGGCTGGACGGCTACCCGGTGTACACGCGCAAGGCCCACACCGACGTGGCCTACCTCGCCTGCGCCCGTCGCCTGCTGGCCGCGCCGGACGCGGTCTACCCGCAGTTCGCCACCCACAACGCGCAGACGCTGGCGGCCGTCCACCAGATGGCCGACCCGGCCGCCTGGACGCCGGGGCAGTACGAGTTCCAGTGCCTGCACGGCATGGGCGAGCCGCTGTACGAGCGGGTGGTGCCGCCGGTGTCGAGGGGCGGCCTCGGCCGGCCCTGCCGCATCTACGCCCCGGTGGGCCCGCACGAGACGCTGCTCGCCTACCTGGTGCGGCGGCTGCTGGAGAACGGCGCCAACACCTCCTTCGTGCACCAGGTCGCCGACCACGGGCGGCCGCTGGCGGCGCTGGTGCGCGACCCGGTGGCCGAGGTGGTGGCGCGGGCCCGCGACGAGGGCGGCGAGGCCGGCCGCCCGCACCCGTCGATCCCCTTGCCGGCGCGGCTGTACGGGCCGGCGCGGCGCAACGCCCGCGGGCTGGACCTGGCCAGCGACGCGGTGCTGCGCACGCTGCAGGCCGAACTGCAGGAAGCGGCGTCCACGCCCTCCAGTGCCGGGCCGCTGCTGGCGGACAACGCACCGACAGCGGACACGGCGCCACGACCGGTGCACAACCCGGCCGACACCCGCGACGTCGTCGGCCAGGTGCAGGACGCGACCCCTGCCGACGTGGACGCCGCGGTGCGCGCCGCGCAGCAGGCCTGGCCGGCCTGGCGCGCGCTGCCGCCGACCGAGCGCGCAGCCCGGCTGGAGACCGCGGCCGACCTGTTCGAGGCCGAGCGACCGCGCCTCATGGCGCTGCTGGTGCGCGAGGCCGGCAAGACCGTGCCCAATGCGCTGGCCGAGGTGCGCGAGGCGGTGGACTTCCTGCGCCACGACGCCGCCGAGCTGCGCGCGCATTTCGACAACCACAGCCACCGGCCGCTGGGCGCGCTGGCCTGCATCAGCCCCTGGAACTTCCCGCTCGCCATCTTCACCGGCCAGGTGGCCGCGGCGCTGGCGGCGGGCAACACCGTGCTCGCCAAGCCGGCCGAGCAGACCCCGCTGGTGGCCGCCGAGGCGGTGCGCCTGCTGCACTGCGCCGGTGTGCCGCAGGGCGCCCTGCAACTGCTGCCGGGCGATGGTGACGGCGTGGGGCGGGCGCTGGTCGCCCATGAAGGCGTGCGCGGCGTGCTGTTCACCGGCTCCACCGCGGTGGCCAAGGGCATCGCCCGCCAACTGGCCGACCGGCTGGACGACGAGGGCCGGCCGCTGCCGCTGATCGCCGAGACCGGTGGGCAGAACGCCATGATCGTCGACGCCTCCGCGCTGCCCGAGCAGGTGGTGGCCGACGCGCTGGCCTCGGCCTTCGACAGCGCCGGCCAGCGCTGCTCGGCGCTGCGGGTGCTGTGCCTGCAGGCGGACATCGCGCAGCCGGTGCTGGACCTGCTCAAGGGCGCCATGGCCGAGCTGCAGGTCGGCCCGCCGGACCGCCTGTCGTGCGACGTCGGCCCGGTCATCGACACCGAGGCCCTGGACCGGCTGCAGCGCCACGTCGAGGCGATGCGGTCGCGCGGTCGACCGGTGCACCAGCCGGCGCCGCGGGGAGCCGACGACGCACGCGCCCACGGCACCTTCATGCCGCCCACGCTGATCGAGCTGCAGCGGCTGGACGAACTGACGGAAGAGGTGTTCGGCCCGGTGCTGCACGTGCTGCGCTGGCGCCGCGGGGAGCTTCCGGCATTGCTCGCTTCTCTGCACGCCACCGGCCACGGCCTCACCCTCGGCCTGCACACCCGCATCGACGAGACCGTGCGGCAGGTGGTGGACAACGCCCGGGTGGGCAATGTCTACGTCAACCGCACGATGGTGGGCGCGGTGGTCGGGGTGCAGCCCTTCGGCGGCGAGGGCCTGTCGGGCACCGGGCCGAAGGCCGGCGGGCCGCTGTACATGACGCGGCTGCTCGCGGCCCGGCCCGCGCTGGGCCTGGCCCGCGCACTGCGCGGCGACCGACCTGCCCCACCCGCACCGCCGCCGCTGCTGGCGTTGCGGGGCTGGGCCACGGCGCAGGGACGCGCGGCGTTGGCGGACGCCTGCGAACGCTTCGCCGCCGAGTCCTGCGCCGGGTTGAAGCGGGTCCTGCCCGGCCCCACGGGTGAGCACAACGAGCTTCGGCTGCTGCCGCGGCGGGCGGTGCTCTGCCATGCCGAGGCCGACGCGGACCGGCTGCTGCAGCTGGCGGCGGTGCTGGCGGTGGGCAGCACCGCGCTGTGGCCGTCGTCGGCCCGGCCGCTGCGCGACCGGCTGCCGGCGCCGGTGCGGACCCAGATCCGCCTGCACGGAGCGCCCGACATGCTCGGCGCCAACGTCGACGCCGCGATGCACCACGGCGAGCGCGCCGAGCTGCTCGCGCTCCAACGGCAGCTGGCCGAACGCCCCGGCCCGATCGCCGGCCTGCAAGGCCTGCGATCGGGCGATGGGGCCATCGCGCTGGAACGGCTGCTGGTGGAGCGCGCCGTGAGCATCAACACCGCCGCGGCGGGCGGCAACGCCAGCCTGACGGCGGTGGGTTGA